From Microcaecilia unicolor chromosome 11, aMicUni1.1, whole genome shotgun sequence, the proteins below share one genomic window:
- the AUNIP gene encoding aurora kinase A and ninein-interacting protein translates to MDRGQAESCGVWLDTARLKKPKRQTLLFGPTSKLLSPFLGRNVSWHSAREFTQTKTIRPCNKQTTISSFFIPKPAGKENKRERAQVAQSSPAITWKSNKRKADVSWKEPCHKRSSTELFQGIAEGDEPCFRSETPKRQEWDYNPTSQSQEVQQVDFNLASTWKEIQLQDHTLLTSPHKLTEQNMFLKSNYEVSNAAEYQPCARQDENGDSGSQLDFTQDSEGHHVIAHRSKHDSVSLSEFISNRKMTTVEISSPTLRDQWDLENSDPTEVERSFSPTGKQRSAWKVESLKCQEKVSRFPWKRESPAKATFGIKSMSLEEEEEQIVSESQLFTQDSQGHTVISHHYLHSSPRKKVLALHDRTNQLQSNEGITIKALPSKDCCRIFSCCTTDALANSQDLDLQSHYSLFFTQDSEGNTVIKHV, encoded by the exons ATGGACCGGGGCCAGGCCGAATCCTGCGGAGTCTGGCTGGACACTGCCCGGTTGAAgaagcccaagagacag ACTTTGTTGTTTGGTCCTACCTCAAAGCTACTGTCTCCATTTCTCGGGAGGAATGTCAGTTGGCACAGTGCACGTGAATTTACTCAGACAAAAACTATTCGTCCTTGCAACAAACAGACTACAATTTCCTCATTTTTCATTCCTAAACCAGCAG gcaaagagaataagagagagagagcacaggtTGCCCAGTCCTCACCAGCTATCACCTGGAAAAGCAACAAAAGAAAAGCCGATGTAAGCTGGAAGGAACCGTGCCATAAGAGGAGCAGTACTGAACTCTTCCAAGGAATTGCAGAGGGAGACGAGCCATGTTTCAGATCTGAGACACCAAAGAGGCAGGAGTGGGATTACAACCCAACTTCTCAGTCACAGGAGGTTCAACAGGTTGATTTTAATCTAGCTTCCACGTGGAAGGAAATCCAGCTACAAGACCATACATTACTTACCAGTCCTCATAAATTAACAGAGCAGAATATGTTCTTGAAAAGCAACTATGAAGTGTCtaatgcagctgaatatcagccttgtGCTAGGCAGGATGAGAATGGAGACTCTGGAAGTCAACTTGATTTTACCCAAGACTCTGAGGGCCACCATGTTATTGCACACAGGAGCAAACATGATTCAGTTAGTTTAAGTGAGTTTATTAGTAACAGAAAGATGACTACAGTGGAAAtaagtagtcccaccctgagagATCAGTGGGACTTGGAGAACAGTGACCCTACAGAAGTGGAAAGAAGCTTCTCTCCTACTGGCAAGCAGAGAAGTGCCTGGAAAGTGGAATCTCTGAAATGCCAGGAAAAAGTCTCTAGGTTTCCTTGGAAAAGAGAAAGTCCTGCTAAAGCTACATTTGGCATCAAATCTATGAgccttgaggaggaggaggagcagattGTATCAGAAAGCCAGTTGTTCACTCAAGACAGCCAGGGACATACAGTCATATCCCACCATTATCTCCACAGCAGTCCTAGAAAGAAAGTACTGGCTCTGCACGACAGGACAAACCAGCTTCAGAGCAACGAGGGAATCACTATTAAGGCTCTCCCTTCTAAGGACTGCTGTAGGATTTTCTCTTGTTGCACAACAGATGCTTTGGCCAACTCACAGGACCTGGATCTACAGTCTCACTATAGTCTTTTCTTTACACAGGATTCTGAAGGAAATACAGTTATTAAACATGTGTGA
- the MTFR1L gene encoding mitochondrial fission regulator 1-like isoform X2 → MDTGAATIPVWQNKPYGSARSVVRRIGSNLPLKPCPRAHFEVLPDISEIYLCDAPFVPTLADIAWIAADEDETYARVRSDTRPLKYKWKPSPLLVMQRNSSVPNLRIKEETSSALKKPGFSGLNRTARLQDELSHLRSQIAKIVAGDSDFPSGSSNLSSSLPCLGSPLQSTTSFVISDITEEEELDSPELSSVSLFGASTSDFTASDFAAQGQKDTNVAGEEEESLSLSKSNSFADMMGILKDIHRMKQNKDWSGRNQTSLKEEDPINLISEVVRRKFALKEGDRN, encoded by the exons ATGGACACAGGCGCGGCT ACTATTCCAGTGTGGCAAAACAAACCCTATGGCTCAGCCCGCAGTGTTGTAAGAAGAATTGGGTCAAATCTTCCTTTGAAACCTTGCCCTAGAGCTCATTTTGAG GTCCTCCCAGACATATCTGAGATATATTTGTGTGATGCCCCTTTTGTACCCACATTGGCTGATATTGCTTGGATTGCAGCAGATGAAGATGAAACGTATGCTAGAGTCAG GAGTGACACTAGACCACTGAAGTATAAGTGGAAGCCCAGCCCCCTGCTGGTGATGCAGAGGAATTCATCAGTGCCTAATCTAAGAATTAAAGAGGAAACCTCAAGTGCCCTGAAGAAACCAGGCTTTTCTGGTCTTAATCGGACGGCACGGCTGCAGGATGAGCTGAGTCACTTGCGAAGCCAGATTGCTAAAATTGTAGCTGGAGATTCAG ATTTCCCATCAGGAAGTTCAAACCTGTCTTCATCGTTGCCGTGTCTTGGATCCCCGCTTCAGTCAACCACCTCTTTTGTCATCAGTGACATCACGGAGGAGGAAGAATTGGACAGCCCAGAACTGTCATCTGTCTCTCTGTTTGGTGCTTCGACATCAGATTTTACtgcatcagattttgctgctcAAGGACAAAAAGACACAAATGTCGCTGGGGAAGAGGAGGAGTCTTTGTCTCTTTCAAAGTCCAATAGTTTTGCGGACATGATGGGCATTCTTAAGGACATTCATAGGATGAAACAGAATAAGGACTG GTCTGGCAGGAATCAAACTTCACTGAAGGAAGAAGACCCCATTAATCTTATCTCGGAAGTTGTAAGACGAAAATTTGCTCTGAAGGAGGGAGATAGGAATTAA
- the MTFR1L gene encoding mitochondrial fission regulator 1-like isoform X1 produces MDTGAATIPVWQNKPYGSARSVVRRIGSNLPLKPCPRAHFEVLPDISEIYLCDAPFVPTLADIAWIAADEDETYARVRSDTRPLKYKWKPSPLLVMQRNSSVPNLRIKEETSSALKKPGFSGLNRTARLQDELSHLRSQIAKIVAGDSASTLMLPDFPSGSSNLSSSLPCLGSPLQSTTSFVISDITEEEELDSPELSSVSLFGASTSDFTASDFAAQGQKDTNVAGEEEESLSLSKSNSFADMMGILKDIHRMKQNKDWSGRNQTSLKEEDPINLISEVVRRKFALKEGDRN; encoded by the exons ATGGACACAGGCGCGGCT ACTATTCCAGTGTGGCAAAACAAACCCTATGGCTCAGCCCGCAGTGTTGTAAGAAGAATTGGGTCAAATCTTCCTTTGAAACCTTGCCCTAGAGCTCATTTTGAG GTCCTCCCAGACATATCTGAGATATATTTGTGTGATGCCCCTTTTGTACCCACATTGGCTGATATTGCTTGGATTGCAGCAGATGAAGATGAAACGTATGCTAGAGTCAG GAGTGACACTAGACCACTGAAGTATAAGTGGAAGCCCAGCCCCCTGCTGGTGATGCAGAGGAATTCATCAGTGCCTAATCTAAGAATTAAAGAGGAAACCTCAAGTGCCCTGAAGAAACCAGGCTTTTCTGGTCTTAATCGGACGGCACGGCTGCAGGATGAGCTGAGTCACTTGCGAAGCCAGATTGCTAAAATTGTAGCTGGAGATTCAG CTTCCACTTTAATGCTCCCAGATTTCCCATCAGGAAGTTCAAACCTGTCTTCATCGTTGCCGTGTCTTGGATCCCCGCTTCAGTCAACCACCTCTTTTGTCATCAGTGACATCACGGAGGAGGAAGAATTGGACAGCCCAGAACTGTCATCTGTCTCTCTGTTTGGTGCTTCGACATCAGATTTTACtgcatcagattttgctgctcAAGGACAAAAAGACACAAATGTCGCTGGGGAAGAGGAGGAGTCTTTGTCTCTTTCAAAGTCCAATAGTTTTGCGGACATGATGGGCATTCTTAAGGACATTCATAGGATGAAACAGAATAAGGACTG GTCTGGCAGGAATCAAACTTCACTGAAGGAAGAAGACCCCATTAATCTTATCTCGGAAGTTGTAAGACGAAAATTTGCTCTGAAGGAGGGAGATAGGAATTAA